The Bdellovibrio sp. NC01 genome includes the window AAAACTTTTTAATACGTTCATCAAAATCAAAAATATCTTCGGGAGAATAGCTATTCGCCAAAGAAAGCATTGGAACTCTATGTGCAACTTTGCTAAAAACCTCCAACGGTTTTGCCCCGACACGTTGTGAAGGTGAATCCGTTAGATCGAGGCCCTCTTCAGTGGCTTCGAGTTTCAAAAGCTCAGTAAAGAGTTGGTCATACTCGAAATCCGAAATAATGGGTTTGTCGAGCACGTGATAAGCGTGATCATGCTTTGCGATGATGCTTTTAAGTTCTTCGTGACGATTCTTTGCACTTTTTTGGGCCATGCAACGAATCTAGCAGGGAGTGCGTTCTGAATCACGCAATCGCGCGGAAGTGACGCTTCGTTCTGAGCTGCAACTAGCCTAGCCCAGGGCATTTGATGACTGACAGTTGTTTTTTTGCTTACATTAATAAGCCCACTTCAAGTCCGAACTGTGGGCCGTCAACCGAGGAGTTATCGTGATCGATAAAAAGACCATCGAACATATCGCAAAACTTGCTCGTCTTCACATCACTGATGAAGAAGCTAACGAGTACAGTGCACAGCTTGAAAAAGTTTTACACAACTTTGAGAAGATTGCGAATATCGACACGAATAA containing:
- the gatC gene encoding Asp-tRNA(Asn)/Glu-tRNA(Gln) amidotransferase subunit GatC, with product MIDKKTIEHIAKLARLHITDEEANEYSAQLEKVLHNFEKIANIDTNNVEPLITPTEIEVYWRPDEAKQEFSAEEMTANAPARAGNLFKVPPVV